Proteins from a genomic interval of Plasmodium reichenowi strain SY57 chromosome 13, whole genome shotgun sequence:
- a CDS encoding glycophorin binding protein → MRLSNPTNIKSTGDSNCKNFSSKNSSKYSLMDVQKENEKKCSLSAFHCKQIVLIFGIIYVALL, encoded by the coding sequence ATGCGTCTTTCTAATCCAACTAACATTAAATCTACAGGAGATTCGAATTGTAAAAATTTCAGTTCGAAAAATTCCTCtaaatattctttaatGGACGTccaaaaagaaaatgaaaagaaatgTTCCTTAAGTGCCTTCCATTGCAAACAAATTGTATTAATTTTtggaataatatatgtggCCTTATTG